The genomic stretch CAATTTACTTTGCCTTCTCTATCTAAAACAACATAGGGTATAGGAAAGTCATTTAAAAAGTTTTTCTGAACCACACCAAAATCTAAAGCAAAATTTACGATTTCATTCATCAACTTTTTTTTAGCAACATATAAAATAACTACTGTTAATACGAATACAATAATAGAAAAAAAGACACTGACTAGACCTAATTTTTTATTGTTAATATATATGAACACGGTTAAAACAAGAAATATGATCAGATATATCATTGGCCACATAAAAAACTTTTCTATTTTTGTATTAAATAAATACTTTGTTTTTTTCATTTTTTCATCTCCTTAAGGAGGTTAAATTTTACTTATACTTAATTTATATTTAAGCCTAAGTAATATATCCATAATGCCTACACTTACAAAATAATAGGGCATAAATCCAAGGGCTATAAATGTAATAATAGAAATCAAAAGCTTCTTTCCCGTACCTTTAACTTTTTTTATTAAAAATAATTTAAAGGCAAAGCCCGAACAGTAAATAATAAACACAAGGATAAATGTTAGATTCTCAAATGTCATTAAGAAATTAGGGTCTTGATTAACACCTATGAGTAACAATGAGATAAAGAAGATTGCAACCATACTTCTTGGTGGCGTGTACATTATAATGTTTTTTATATTAAAAGCTTTCCAACTTAGTAAATTCATAATTAATTTTGATGCCACAATCTTTATAAAAACATTAATTAGTGAAAATATAAATAGGATTGACAAATGGAAATTATGAGCAATCCTTGTCATTTCTCCAATATATTCTTCATAAGACATACTAACTTGTCCTTCAACCATACTTCTTAACATATCATCTTCAACTAATAATTGCTGTTCCATTGCTGTGAAAAAATCTTTTACTATATCCGTTTGACTCAACTGATCATATGTAAAGATCATGATAATAATACTGATAAAACTGACTAGGGTCACTAAAAACAAAGTATGAGATATTCTTTTGTTTGTACGTAAAAACCTTCCTATAATAATAGCCGGCAATAAATATATGCCAAAAAAAACAAAAGCGCTAAAATACCCAAATATTATGGTATGAAATATAAGTGCAAATATTATAATACTCATTATAATATGATTAACATCTTTTTTATAAACGTATAGAACAATTGGTATTGAAAACAGTACTTCTAATATTAATAATGATATATTATTACCAAATAAATAACTGTACGCTACAACAACTGCTACAAGCATTATATCATACAATAAACTTGTATTTGATTGATTGTTATCCAATTAAATCACCCCTTATGTAGGTTTCTTGATTTTAATAAATGTCTTTGTAACTCGCTCATTTCTTTTTGCCACTCATTATTATTGAGCATTTCGACTTTCAATTTGTTAATAACCTTTATATCTAATGCTTCATTTGCTGCTCCTAACTTATTGCTTAGCAAATAAGTTAATATTAATACATCTGATAATATATCTAAATAGGTTTCATCTGTGTTACTATCTTCTTCTGCCATATTACTATATAAGTATGCAATTTGACTTAACATACTACTTTTGAGCTTTTCTATCACTTTAATCTTCTTTGTAATATCTAATTCTTCCTCAAAAAAAGACATACCCCAAACCAGCCTTTCTGCTTATCTATACTCCATCTGCTTATCTATTATACCATTTTAACAGATATATGAAAAGTTATATCTACTTCATCATTTAGATAGTCACTTATACTTATCTATACATTTTAAAATAAAAAAAACCCTGATCACTCAGGGTATTTTATTAGTCTAATGTATAAGGCATCAATGCAATATGTCTAGATCTTTTAACTGCTATTGTAACTGCTCTTTGATGTTTAGCACAATTTCCAGTTACTCTTCTAGGAAGAATCTTGCCTCTTTCTGAAACGAATCTTTTTAATCTGTTAACATCTTTATAATCAATTTGTGTTGCTTTGTCTGAACAAAAAGCACACACTTTTTTTCTTCTACGTCCGCCTCTTCTTTTTTGAAAAGCCATAATACGAACCTCCTTTACTCAATACGTTTTCTATTTAAAACGGTAAATC from Natranaerovirga hydrolytica encodes the following:
- a CDS encoding DUF2232 domain-containing protein, translated to MDNNQSNTSLLYDIMLVAVVVAYSYLFGNNISLLILEVLFSIPIVLYVYKKDVNHIIMSIIIFALIFHTIIFGYFSAFVFFGIYLLPAIIIGRFLRTNKRISHTLFLVTLVSFISIIIMIFTYDQLSQTDIVKDFFTAMEQQLLVEDDMLRSMVEGQVSMSYEEYIGEMTRIAHNFHLSILFIFSLINVFIKIVASKLIMNLLSWKAFNIKNIIMYTPPRSMVAIFFISLLLIGVNQDPNFLMTFENLTFILVFIIYCSGFAFKLFLIKKVKGTGKKLLISIITFIALGFMPYYFVSVGIMDILLRLKYKLSISKI
- a CDS encoding MazG-like family protein, translating into MSFFEEELDITKKIKVIEKLKSSMLSQIAYLYSNMAEEDSNTDETYLDILSDVLILTYLLSNKLGAANEALDIKVINKLKVEMLNNNEWQKEMSELQRHLLKSRNLHKG
- the rpsR gene encoding 30S ribosomal protein S18, whose translation is MAFQKRRGGRRRKKVCAFCSDKATQIDYKDVNRLKRFVSERGKILPRRVTGNCAKHQRAVTIAVKRSRHIALMPYTLD